The proteins below come from a single uncultured Carboxylicivirga sp. genomic window:
- the serC gene encoding 3-phosphoserine/phosphohydroxythreonine transaminase yields MKIHNFSAGPSILPESTIKNSADAVLNFAGTGLSLLEVSHRSKEFVAVMDDAIALVKELLDLPAGYEVVFVGGGASTQFCMVPFNLLAKKAAYLNTGAWSAKAIKEAKGFGEVVEVASSKDATYNYIPKGYEVPSDADYFHITSNNTIYGTEIRKDLDVSVPLVADMSSDIFSRPIDVSKYNIIYAGAQKNLAPSGVTIAIVKEDALGKVDRHIPTMLDYRTHIEKGSMFNTPPVFPVYSALQTLKWLKEMGGVSAMEKINIEKAGILYDEIDRNKLFKCTVEAVEDRSIMNVCFIMNDEYKELEKDFFDFATSKGMSGIKGHRSVGGFRASIYNAMPKSSVQALIDSMKEFEAKH; encoded by the coding sequence ATGAAGATTCACAACTTTTCAGCAGGGCCATCTATTTTGCCTGAGTCAACTATCAAAAATTCGGCTGATGCCGTTCTTAACTTTGCAGGAACAGGTTTGTCACTTCTTGAGGTATCCCATCGTAGTAAAGAGTTTGTTGCCGTAATGGACGATGCTATTGCCTTAGTAAAAGAGCTTTTAGATTTACCTGCAGGTTACGAGGTCGTATTTGTTGGAGGTGGAGCCAGTACTCAGTTTTGTATGGTTCCTTTTAACCTGTTAGCGAAAAAAGCAGCTTATTTAAATACAGGTGCCTGGTCGGCAAAAGCTATAAAAGAAGCTAAGGGATTTGGTGAAGTTGTAGAGGTCGCTTCATCAAAAGATGCCACTTACAACTACATTCCCAAAGGATACGAGGTACCTTCTGATGCTGATTATTTCCACATCACATCAAACAATACCATTTATGGTACTGAAATTCGTAAAGACCTTGATGTTAGCGTGCCTTTGGTGGCTGATATGTCATCTGACATTTTCTCTCGTCCAATTGATGTATCAAAGTATAATATTATTTATGCAGGTGCTCAAAAGAACTTAGCTCCATCGGGTGTAACAATTGCTATTGTTAAAGAAGATGCTTTAGGTAAGGTAGATCGTCATATTCCAACAATGTTGGATTATCGTACGCATATCGAAAAAGGATCAATGTTTAACACTCCTCCTGTATTTCCTGTATACTCAGCTCTTCAAACATTAAAATGGTTGAAAGAAATGGGTGGTGTATCTGCAATGGAAAAAATTAACATTGAGAAAGCTGGTATTTTGTATGATGAAATTGATCGTAACAAATTATTTAAGTGTACTGTTGAAGCAGTTGAAGATCGTTCTATTATGAATGTTTGTTTCATTATGAATGATGAATACAAGGAATTAGAGAAAGATTTCTTCGATTTTGCTACCTCTAAAGGTATGAGTGGAATTAAGGGACACCGTTCTGTTGGAGGATTCCGTGCTTCAATTTACAATGCAATGCCTAAATCAAGTGTTCAGGCATTAATTGATTCGATGAAAGAATTTGAAGCTAAGCACTAA
- the gcvT gene encoding glycine cleavage system aminomethyltransferase GcvT produces MKKTALNEIHHKLGAKMVSFAGYEMPIEYTGINKEHMIVRNGVGVFDVSHMGEFWVKGENALDLVQKVTSNDASALRIGQAQYSCFPNGNGGIVDDLLVYRYEEEKYLLVVNAANIDKDWAWVNEQNTMGADIQNTSDEISQLAIQGPKAQAVLQKLTDVDLSEIEYYTFTTGSFAGVNDVIISNTGYTGSGGFELYFYNKEAHKIWNAIFEAGANEGIEPIGLAARDTLRLEKGFCLYGNDIDDTTSPIEAGLGWITKFNDKNNFIDKEFLLKQKEEGVSKRLRGFVLEDRGIPRKDYEIVNESDEVIGKVTSGTMSPMLQKGIGMGYLNKGYTKFDTEIFIKVRNRKLKAKVVKIPFV; encoded by the coding sequence ATGAAAAAAACGGCCTTAAACGAAATACACCATAAGTTAGGTGCTAAAATGGTTTCTTTTGCCGGATATGAAATGCCTATCGAATATACAGGTATTAATAAAGAACATATGATTGTTCGAAATGGTGTCGGTGTCTTTGATGTGTCTCATATGGGTGAGTTTTGGGTGAAGGGAGAAAATGCTCTTGATTTAGTTCAAAAGGTTACTTCTAACGATGCGTCAGCTTTACGAATTGGCCAGGCGCAATATTCATGCTTTCCTAATGGAAATGGTGGTATTGTTGACGATTTATTGGTTTATCGATACGAAGAAGAAAAGTATTTATTAGTAGTTAATGCTGCTAATATCGATAAAGATTGGGCATGGGTGAATGAGCAAAATACTATGGGAGCCGATATTCAAAATACTTCCGATGAAATTTCGCAATTAGCTATTCAAGGCCCCAAAGCTCAAGCGGTTCTTCAAAAACTAACCGATGTAGATTTATCTGAAATAGAATATTATACCTTTACAACAGGATCGTTTGCGGGTGTCAATGATGTTATTATTTCAAATACAGGTTACACCGGTTCCGGCGGTTTTGAACTTTACTTCTATAATAAAGAAGCCCATAAAATTTGGAATGCCATTTTTGAAGCCGGCGCTAATGAAGGGATTGAGCCAATAGGTTTAGCAGCCCGTGATACATTACGTTTAGAAAAAGGTTTTTGTTTATATGGTAACGATATTGATGATACAACATCTCCAATTGAAGCTGGTTTAGGTTGGATTACCAAGTTTAACGATAAAAACAATTTCATCGATAAAGAATTTCTTTTGAAGCAAAAGGAAGAAGGGGTTTCTAAGCGTCTTCGTGGCTTTGTGTTAGAAGACAGAGGAATACCTCGTAAAGATTATGAAATTGTAAACGAAAGTGACGAAGTTATAGGTAAAGTAACCTCTGGTACAATGTCGCCTATGCTTCAGAAAGGTATTGGAATGGGATATTTAAATAAAGGGTATACCAAATTCGATACTGAGATTTTTATTAAAGTACGTAATAGAAAATTGAAGGCAAAAGTGGTTAAAATCCCATTTGTTTAA
- a CDS encoding Hpt domain-containing protein yields MPNNYKHIDLAYLESITDGNKEIIQELITIFIEQIPEFVEDFETGLEQHDWKKIAAAAHKAKSSVLSMGINELGNTDLKNLELVAKQMLLDKYNESGEPSSEIEQLKRTLESYPEEKREWIAANKNEIAIENLIDKFNQVVTEAVEELNQVLEN; encoded by the coding sequence ATGCCCAATAACTATAAGCATATTGATTTAGCTTACCTTGAGAGTATTACAGATGGTAACAAAGAGATCATTCAAGAATTGATTACAATTTTTATTGAACAAATTCCTGAGTTTGTTGAAGATTTTGAGACAGGTTTGGAGCAACATGATTGGAAAAAAATTGCTGCTGCTGCTCACAAAGCAAAATCATCTGTTTTATCAATGGGTATCAACGAACTAGGTAACACTGATCTTAAAAATTTAGAACTCGTTGCCAAACAAATGCTCCTCGACAAATACAACGAATCAGGTGAACCATCATCAGAAATTGAACAACTCAAAAGAACATTAGAAAGCTATCCTGAAGAAAAAAGAGAATGGATTGCTGCTAATAAAAATGAGATTGCCATTGAAAATCTGATTGACAAATTCAACCAAGTAGTGACTGAAGCAGTAGAAGAATTAAATCAAGTGCTAGAAAATTGA
- a CDS encoding STAS domain-containing protein, translated as MLEVKELNGHLIASIAETDRLNATVASEVKSELTEQLTGNSNLVINLSNIKFIDSTGIGVLISALKTAREHNGSFKLCEIQKDVMSLLTLMKLDKVFDICKSVDDI; from the coding sequence ATGTTGGAAGTTAAAGAACTAAACGGACATCTAATTGCCTCGATAGCAGAAACTGATAGATTAAATGCTACAGTAGCATCGGAAGTTAAAAGTGAATTAACTGAACAGTTAACTGGCAATTCCAATCTTGTAATTAATCTGTCGAATATTAAATTTATTGACAGCACAGGAATTGGTGTATTAATCAGCGCATTAAAAACGGCTCGCGAACACAATGGTTCGTTTAAGTTATGCGAAATCCAGAAAGATGTAATGAGTCTTTTGACTTTAATGAAACTGGATAAAGTTTTTGATATTTGTAAAAGTGTAGATGATATATAA
- the citC gene encoding [citrate (pro-3S)-lyase] ligase has translation MIENSDFRIEEPDLSSKYDVDLIKRFLSPLGFCFDAASVDYSIILYNLNDDIVGVGSYQDKTLKYIAVAPYFRETGAFAHIVTDLTEKVMEKHQQAFVFTRPENIPRFVGLGYHHIASAEPLMAVLEFGYSNIKKYCDYLKTIKRDNILGKSAAIVMNCNPFTLGHQYLVEKASEENEVVYLFVVEEDRSIFSFADRWNMIEAGVQHLSNVIMVKGGEYVVSSATFPDYFLKNECPDIITKKQAELDITIFCEYIAPALDIETRYAGTENYCSVTNAYNNAMKQILPKYSIELCEVRRKEITNNSTIELISASKVRKAIAEDDWESMQQFLPSSTVSYLQGDLYENIKQQLEAYQYRH, from the coding sequence ATGATTGAGAATTCGGATTTTAGAATAGAAGAACCAGATTTAAGCAGTAAATATGATGTCGATTTAATCAAAAGGTTTTTATCACCTTTAGGTTTTTGCTTTGATGCTGCTTCGGTGGATTACTCTATTATTTTATATAATTTAAATGATGATATAGTTGGGGTTGGTTCTTATCAGGATAAAACCTTAAAATACATAGCTGTGGCACCCTATTTTCGCGAAACAGGTGCGTTTGCTCATATTGTCACTGATCTTACCGAAAAGGTAATGGAAAAACACCAGCAAGCATTTGTTTTTACGCGTCCCGAAAATATACCTCGTTTTGTTGGATTAGGTTATCATCATATTGCCTCGGCAGAACCATTAATGGCAGTTTTGGAATTTGGCTATTCTAACATTAAAAAATACTGCGATTACCTAAAAACGATTAAGCGCGATAATATTCTTGGTAAATCTGCGGCTATTGTTATGAATTGTAATCCTTTTACGTTAGGTCATCAGTATTTGGTTGAGAAGGCTTCTGAAGAAAATGAGGTAGTTTATTTGTTTGTAGTAGAAGAAGATCGATCAATTTTTTCATTTGCCGATAGATGGAATATGATTGAAGCTGGTGTACAGCACTTATCAAATGTTATAATGGTTAAAGGGGGGGAATACGTAGTTTCGTCTGCTACTTTTCCGGATTATTTCCTGAAAAACGAATGCCCTGATATTATAACTAAGAAACAAGCAGAACTGGATATTACTATCTTTTGTGAATACATAGCTCCTGCATTAGATATTGAAACTCGTTATGCGGGAACTGAAAATTATTGTTCGGTAACTAATGCTTATAATAATGCAATGAAACAAATTTTGCCCAAGTACAGCATTGAATTGTGCGAAGTGCGAAGAAAAGAAATTACCAATAATAGTACAATAGAATTAATAAGCGCATCAAAAGTACGCAAAGCAATAGCAGAAGATGATTGGGAGAGCATGCAGCAATTCTTACCATCTTCTACTGTGAGTTATCTTCAAGGTGATTTATATGAAAATATTAAGCAGCAACTCGAAGCGTATCAGTATAGACACTAA
- a CDS encoding triphosphoribosyl-dephospho-CoA synthase — translation MQNAIQPNSIIKALLDAREERWQNKLSLAKHGWHVVSLQLNLPGYPKNNEATDLFVKMLDKQIVRFLKANVPGKYKEEKKSFIDKAGDCIFYLVPAKGVSSEQIKQLTETFEENHPLGRIIDLDVLDTKGKLISSGKEKKCFICDQSAHKCRKEQKHSIDEVRKCMLDGINEYLEQERMRNCIERFSNFSIKALLYEVSLTPKPGLVCRASTGAHSDMDFISFINSTAALTPYFTELGWLAVNSKNKEIVECFPLIREVGLKMENAMFEATGNINTHKGAIFLMALSMFSAVYVIQKKKKFKSGIFAGIIQQLTKGMIQRELCSIEEGSRLTHGESCFLHFGLKGSGARGEAEQGLPIVMHHALPFVKDADKSFEDISDKTLFETLIPILLKIMSVNNDTNILFRHGEEVLEQVKKRASLALEALKVGNTKEYYQLVDWCNTQKISPGGSADLLSVTMFVQFCQTDKGL, via the coding sequence ATGCAAAACGCCATTCAACCAAATTCAATCATTAAGGCACTTTTAGATGCCAGAGAAGAGCGCTGGCAGAATAAGCTTTCGCTGGCTAAGCATGGATGGCATGTGGTGAGTCTTCAACTGAATTTACCAGGATATCCAAAGAATAATGAGGCAACCGATTTGTTTGTTAAAATGCTTGATAAACAAATTGTGCGCTTTCTAAAGGCAAATGTTCCGGGAAAGTACAAGGAAGAAAAAAAGAGCTTTATAGATAAAGCGGGCGATTGTATTTTTTATCTGGTTCCGGCAAAAGGAGTATCATCTGAGCAAATAAAACAACTTACTGAAACCTTTGAAGAGAATCATCCGTTGGGAAGAATTATCGATTTGGATGTATTGGATACAAAGGGCAAATTAATTAGTTCGGGTAAGGAGAAGAAATGCTTTATATGTGATCAATCAGCTCATAAGTGTCGCAAAGAACAAAAGCATAGCATTGATGAGGTTCGAAAATGTATGTTGGATGGTATTAACGAATACCTTGAGCAGGAACGAATGCGCAATTGTATTGAGCGATTTTCGAACTTTTCCATAAAAGCATTATTGTATGAGGTAAGCCTGACGCCGAAACCGGGTTTGGTTTGTAGGGCATCAACCGGAGCCCATTCTGATATGGATTTTATAAGTTTTATTAATTCAACGGCAGCTTTAACTCCTTATTTTACTGAATTAGGTTGGCTTGCTGTTAATAGTAAAAACAAAGAGATAGTAGAATGTTTTCCGTTGATTCGTGAGGTTGGGTTAAAGATGGAAAATGCTATGTTTGAGGCAACCGGAAATATTAATACTCATAAAGGAGCCATATTTTTAATGGCTCTAAGTATGTTTTCGGCTGTGTATGTTATTCAAAAGAAAAAGAAATTCAAGTCAGGTATTTTTGCTGGTATTATACAACAGTTAACCAAAGGTATGATTCAACGCGAACTGTGCAGTATTGAAGAGGGATCGAGGTTAACTCATGGCGAATCTTGCTTTTTGCATTTTGGTCTGAAAGGTTCAGGTGCACGGGGAGAAGCTGAACAAGGATTGCCAATAGTTATGCATCATGCTTTGCCTTTTGTAAAAGATGCAGACAAATCATTTGAAGATATTAGTGATAAAACATTGTTTGAAACGTTAATTCCTATTCTATTGAAAATTATGTCGGTTAATAACGATACCAACATTTTATTTCGTCATGGAGAGGAGGTTTTGGAGCAAGTAAAGAAAAGAGCATCATTGGCATTAGAAGCATTAAAAGTTGGTAATACAAAAGAGTACTATCAACTGGTAGATTGGTGTAATACACAAAAGATATCGCCTGGAGGTTCTGCTGATTTGTTATCAGTAACAATGTTTGTACAATTTTGTCAAACCGATAAGGGATTGTAG
- the citF gene encoding citrate lyase subunit alpha, translated as MKNILQREMPETLEGIDEIEPFQGAFTKLRKGWMEEKTVPPPNKAKMPHSSKMCSNLKEAIIRTNPRNGMTVSFHHHLRGGDSILVETIKILAELGIKDITLASSSLTSAHEPILPYLKNGTITQIYSSGIRGEIGEAVAKGVMPKPFVIHSHGGRVRSVHTGKIKIDLTVIAASAADIEGNSTGAHGPSAFGSMGYAVIDARYARQVVVVTDNVVDYPCVPQAVTQNFVDYVVKVDSIGDPTKIAGGTTRITKAPMDLQIARLAAQVIEHSGQLKEGFSFQVGAGGASLAVAKYIRKVMKQKEIKGSFILGGVTSYGVDMLNEGLFKSIFDVQSFDAAVSSSLMTNPYHIEITAGLYANPFNCGCMTNKLDIVVLGALEIDTDFNVNVITGSEGYVRGASGGHSDTASGANLTVVVCPSFRGRIPIVKEKVHTIVTPGESIDVLVTERGICVNPNRPELKENLIKGGIAVKEIKDLAAEVEQITGKAKPIECKDRIVGIVEYRDGTVIDVIRQVK; from the coding sequence GTGAAAAATATACTTCAAAGAGAGATGCCTGAAACGCTCGAAGGAATTGACGAGATTGAGCCATTTCAAGGGGCGTTTACCAAATTGCGTAAAGGTTGGATGGAAGAAAAAACAGTTCCACCACCTAATAAGGCAAAAATGCCACACTCTAGTAAGATGTGTAGCAATCTAAAAGAAGCCATTATACGTACTAATCCACGTAACGGAATGACCGTTTCTTTTCACCACCATTTGCGTGGTGGAGATAGTATCTTGGTTGAAACGATAAAGATATTAGCCGAATTAGGCATTAAAGATATTACGTTGGCTTCAAGTAGTTTAACTTCTGCTCATGAGCCAATTTTACCCTATTTGAAAAACGGTACAATCACACAGATTTATTCTAGTGGGATACGTGGCGAAATTGGTGAAGCTGTTGCCAAAGGTGTAATGCCAAAACCTTTTGTAATCCATTCACATGGTGGTCGTGTACGTAGTGTGCACACTGGTAAAATCAAAATTGACCTTACAGTAATTGCTGCTTCAGCTGCTGATATTGAAGGTAATTCAACTGGAGCTCATGGCCCTTCTGCTTTTGGTTCAATGGGATATGCCGTAATTGATGCCCGTTATGCGCGTCAGGTAGTTGTGGTTACCGATAATGTTGTTGATTATCCATGTGTTCCCCAGGCAGTAACTCAAAATTTTGTTGATTATGTGGTGAAGGTGGATTCAATAGGTGATCCAACAAAAATTGCCGGAGGAACTACTCGTATAACCAAAGCGCCAATGGATTTGCAGATTGCTCGTTTGGCAGCTCAGGTTATTGAACATTCGGGTCAGTTAAAAGAAGGATTCAGTTTTCAGGTGGGAGCTGGTGGAGCATCGCTGGCCGTTGCTAAATACATTAGAAAGGTAATGAAGCAAAAGGAAATTAAAGGTAGCTTCATTCTTGGGGGTGTTACATCTTATGGTGTCGATATGTTGAATGAGGGTTTATTTAAATCGATATTCGATGTTCAATCCTTCGATGCTGCAGTAAGTTCATCCTTAATGACTAATCCTTATCATATTGAAATAACAGCCGGATTATATGCCAACCCTTTTAACTGTGGTTGTATGACCAATAAGTTGGATATTGTGGTGTTGGGGGCTTTAGAAATTGATACTGATTTTAATGTAAATGTAATAACCGGGTCGGAAGGTTATGTGCGCGGTGCTTCGGGTGGACATAGTGATACTGCATCTGGTGCTAATTTAACGGTGGTTGTTTGTCCGTCGTTCCGGGGAAGAATTCCTATTGTTAAAGAGAAAGTTCATACAATAGTAACGCCTGGTGAAAGTATTGATGTACTAGTAACCGAACGTGGTATTTGTGTTAATCCTAATCGTCCTGAATTAAAGGAAAATCTGATTAAAGGAGGTATTGCTGTAAAAGAGATTAAGGATTTGGCTGCCGAGGTGGAACAAATAACCGGTAAGGCTAAACCAATCGAATGCAAAGATCGGATTGTGGGTATTGTTGAATATCGTGATGGAACCGTAATTGATGTAATACGTCAAGTAAAATAG
- a CDS encoding aldolase/citrate lyase family protein, with amino-acid sequence MDTTKRTFKRRTMLYIPGNNPAMLQQGSVYGADGVLLDLEDAVALNQKDAARILVSHMLKYISYDGCEVTVRVNHIDTPFGMEDLRQIVPLQPDALRLPKVETIDEISRIIKMIEEIEDQHELPHDKMKVHVMIETALGVQNVYEIANYSPRIDAISIGGQDLAADMQLVKNNDGIGIDYARKQIVMAAKACKIDVFDTVYVDVENEEGLREEAEYIKKLGFTGKAIINPRQIEIVNEVFTPTEKEIRKAAKIVKAFERNKKEGIGVFAVDGKMVDAPVVQRALRVLEMADIDVAEI; translated from the coding sequence ATGGATACAACAAAGAGGACATTTAAGCGTCGCACAATGCTATATATTCCGGGTAATAATCCGGCAATGCTTCAGCAAGGAAGCGTTTATGGTGCTGATGGTGTTTTACTCGACTTAGAGGATGCTGTTGCACTTAACCAGAAAGATGCGGCTCGCATACTGGTATCTCACATGTTAAAATACATTTCTTATGATGGTTGTGAGGTTACTGTTCGCGTTAATCATATCGACACTCCATTTGGCATGGAAGATCTTAGGCAAATTGTTCCGCTTCAGCCCGATGCACTTCGATTACCTAAGGTTGAAACCATTGACGAGATTAGTCGCATCATCAAAATGATTGAAGAAATAGAAGACCAACATGAGTTGCCACACGATAAAATGAAGGTTCATGTTATGATCGAAACAGCTTTGGGTGTCCAAAATGTGTACGAAATCGCAAACTATTCTCCACGTATTGATGCTATTTCAATCGGAGGTCAGGATTTGGCTGCCGATATGCAATTGGTTAAAAACAACGATGGAATAGGTATTGATTATGCTCGTAAGCAAATTGTGATGGCAGCCAAGGCTTGTAAAATTGATGTTTTTGATACGGTTTATGTTGATGTTGAAAATGAAGAAGGTTTGCGCGAAGAGGCCGAATATATTAAGAAACTAGGATTTACAGGTAAGGCAATTATCAATCCACGCCAGATTGAAATAGTAAATGAGGTATTCACTCCAACTGAGAAAGAGATTCGAAAGGCGGCTAAAATAGTAAAGGCCTTCGAACGAAATAAGAAGGAAGGTATTGGAGTATTTGCTGTTGACGGAAAAATGGTGGATGCTCCGGTTGTTCAACGAGCATTACGTGTTTTAGAAATGGCTGATATTGATGTAGCTGAAATCTAA
- the citD gene encoding citrate lyase acyl carrier protein, protein MELKVKAQAGSFESSDILIMVEPQPQGVGRTIELESIVLQQFGDDLLNQIHRDLDAFGVDDIRVIINDKGALPPTISARLETALKRSAGLQTGTLI, encoded by the coding sequence ATGGAATTGAAAGTAAAGGCTCAAGCGGGTAGTTTTGAGTCGAGTGATATTCTGATAATGGTTGAACCACAACCTCAGGGAGTCGGACGTACGATTGAATTAGAGTCCATCGTGCTTCAACAATTTGGGGATGATTTACTGAATCAGATTCATCGCGATTTAGATGCTTTTGGCGTCGATGATATTAGAGTGATAATTAATGATAAAGGGGCTTTGCCTCCAACCATTTCTGCACGTCTCGAAACAGCACTGAAACGTTCAGCAGGATTACAGACCGGAACCCTAATTTAA